The Thunnus albacares chromosome 21, fThuAlb1.1, whole genome shotgun sequence genome window below encodes:
- the LOC122972284 gene encoding gamma-crystallin N-B yields the protein MSQYSGKITFYEGKCFTGRKLEVRGDCDNFQDRGFMNRVNSIRVESGAWICFDHPDFKGQQYILEHGEYPEFQRWNSHNDHMGSCKPIRMHGEHYRIELFEACNFSGQCVDICDDCPFLQSRGLSKNCINSVKVYGDGAWVMYEEPNFRGRMYIVERGEYASHNEWQAQNPNIQSIRRVVNYF from the exons ATGTCGCAGTATTCTGGAAAG ATCACCTTCTATGAGGGGAAATGCTTCACCGGCAGGAAGCTGGAGGTCAGAGGTGACTGTGACAACTTCCAGGACCGCGGCTTCATGAACAG ggtGAACTCCATCCGTGTGGAGAGCGGCGCCTGGATCTGCTTCGACCATCCCGACTTCAAGGGCCAGCAGTACATCCTGGAGCACGGAGAGTACCCAGAATTCCAGAGGTGGAACTCCCACAACGACCACATGGGATCCTGCAAGCCCATCCGCATG CATGGAGAGCATTACCGCATCGAGCTGTTCGAGGCCTGTAACTTCTCCGGTCAGTGTGTCGACATCTGCGACGACTGTCCCTTCCTGCAGAGCCGCGGCCTGTCCAAGAACTGCATCAACTCCGTCAAGGTGTACGGAGACGGAGC CTGGGTGATGTACGAGGAGCCAAACTTCCGTGGCCGTATGTACATCGTGGAGCGCGGCGAGTACGCCAGCCATAACGAGTGGCAGGCCCAGAACCCCAACATCCAGTCCATCCGCAGAGTCGTCAACTACTTCTAA